The Saxibacter everestensis genome has a window encoding:
- a CDS encoding ABC transporter permease, which produces MSSAPGAQDVAATETDRTDDVRQGTSFWRYAGRKAGGALVSLAMVVVLGFFAFRILPGDPVLTLTRGKRVDAEQVAALRREFGLDESLWNQFLIYLRNLSHGDLGDSYTFRRPVADLIYDHLGPTLLLTGVSAVLAIALGLWVGQKAAWRRESFFDRASTGTALVLWSVPTFWLGLLLLLIFGGTLQILPTAGMVTTGLDATGIDYVVDVARHLVLPVITMVAVTYAQYVLVMRASLIEEMTSDYLVTARAKGLREDLVRRRHAIPNALLPTVTLVFMHIGGLISGAVTVETVFSWPGLGYLTFQALTGPDLPLLQGTFVVFSFIVIVMNFIADLLYRVLDPRVRAA; this is translated from the coding sequence ATGTCCAGTGCGCCGGGTGCGCAGGACGTGGCCGCGACCGAGACAGATCGGACAGACGATGTCCGGCAAGGTACGTCGTTCTGGCGTTACGCCGGCCGAAAGGCCGGCGGCGCCCTGGTCAGTCTCGCGATGGTTGTCGTCCTCGGTTTCTTTGCCTTCAGGATCCTTCCGGGCGATCCCGTTCTGACCCTGACCCGGGGCAAACGGGTCGATGCCGAGCAGGTCGCCGCGCTTCGGCGCGAGTTCGGTCTGGACGAATCGTTGTGGAACCAGTTCCTGATCTATCTCAGGAACCTGTCTCACGGGGACCTGGGTGATTCGTACACGTTTCGACGCCCGGTGGCCGACCTGATCTACGACCACCTGGGCCCGACACTTTTGCTCACCGGTGTTTCCGCTGTGCTCGCCATCGCGCTCGGGCTGTGGGTCGGCCAGAAGGCGGCCTGGCGCCGGGAGAGCTTCTTCGACCGGGCGAGCACCGGAACGGCGCTGGTGCTGTGGTCGGTGCCGACCTTCTGGCTCGGCCTACTGCTTTTGCTGATCTTCGGCGGCACGCTGCAGATTCTGCCTACCGCCGGCATGGTGACAACCGGCCTTGACGCGACCGGTATCGACTATGTCGTCGATGTCGCAAGGCATCTCGTGCTGCCGGTCATCACGATGGTCGCGGTCACCTATGCGCAGTACGTTCTGGTGATGCGCGCCTCGCTGATCGAGGAGATGACCTCCGACTACCTGGTCACCGCGCGGGCCAAGGGCCTGCGCGAAGACCTCGTCCGTCGTCGGCACGCCATCCCGAACGCCCTTCTGCCGACTGTGACCCTCGTCTTCATGCATATCGGCGGGCTGATCTCCGGAGCGGTCACCGTTGAAACTGTGTTCTCCTGGCCGGGTCTCGGCTATCTCACCTTCCAGGCGCTCACCGGCCCCGACCTGCCACTGTTGCAAGGAACCTTCGTTGTGTTCTCGTTTATCGTCATCGTGATGAACTTCATCGCCGACCTGCTGTACCGCGTCCTTGACCCTCGGGTGCGTGCGGCATGA
- a CDS encoding ABC transporter substrate-binding protein codes for MAFTPPTAGGRLLSRPLALLASLAIAGGICFAPMSPASATPEASDTSKVIKVATNATIDTFNPFISIYATPTGINRMVYENLVQYSAEDSSDTEGLAEKWETSSDGKTWTFHLRPGMKWSDGEPITAKDPKWTYEQMMNNEVMGSANGSLVSNFDTVETPDDTTLVITMKEPQASNPGVEIPVVPEHVWSKLDDPGKHENNKDVVGSGPYTLKSYKPSQSVELTANPNFWRGAPKVDGIQYIYYKNTDAQVQALRAGEVDIVSKLTPAQFKALEGQDGITTNSGKGRRFTGLGLNSGAESKDGKPMGDGHPVLKDVAVRTAIRQAIDTETMMAKVLDGHGTLATSFIPAVFPKWHLDDTSVLKGYDPEAANKMLDEAGYKRGDDGIRLDKQGKPIKLRLLGTSDEPDEQQMADFIGPWLKEVGIDTAVEMTDGDTVSVDSTMGNYDMYFTAWGVGADPDFQLGINTCDSRPDEKGEGATSMDNWCDPEFDKLYNQQHAELDPEKRSQLVKEAQKVHYAATPSIDFWYKDSLEAYRSDRFTNLTKQPIEGGVITEQSGYWSFYGATPVDETKTAADADSGMSVGLWIGVGIAVAAGIVGAVIFARSRKTADERE; via the coding sequence ATGGCGTTCACCCCACCCACGGCCGGCGGCCGGTTGCTCAGCCGCCCACTCGCCCTGTTGGCATCGCTGGCGATCGCGGGCGGCATCTGCTTCGCGCCGATGTCGCCGGCCTCGGCCACCCCGGAGGCGAGTGACACCAGCAAAGTGATCAAGGTCGCGACGAACGCCACGATTGACACCTTCAACCCGTTCATCTCCATTTACGCCACGCCGACCGGAATCAATCGGATGGTGTACGAAAACCTGGTGCAGTACAGCGCCGAAGATTCCTCGGACACCGAGGGGCTTGCCGAGAAGTGGGAAACCAGCAGCGACGGGAAGACCTGGACATTTCACCTCCGGCCGGGCATGAAGTGGTCTGACGGCGAGCCGATCACGGCCAAAGACCCCAAATGGACCTACGAGCAGATGATGAACAACGAGGTGATGGGGTCCGCCAACGGCTCCCTGGTCAGCAACTTCGACACAGTCGAGACTCCGGACGACACCACGCTGGTGATCACCATGAAGGAACCCCAGGCGTCCAACCCCGGCGTGGAGATACCGGTGGTTCCGGAGCACGTCTGGTCGAAGCTGGATGACCCGGGCAAGCACGAAAACAACAAGGACGTCGTGGGATCCGGTCCGTACACGCTGAAGTCGTACAAGCCGAGCCAGTCCGTCGAACTGACCGCGAATCCGAACTTCTGGCGGGGTGCTCCGAAAGTCGACGGCATCCAGTACATCTATTACAAGAACACCGACGCCCAGGTTCAGGCACTCCGGGCGGGCGAGGTGGATATCGTCAGCAAACTGACCCCTGCCCAGTTCAAGGCGTTGGAGGGCCAGGACGGAATCACAACCAATTCCGGCAAGGGGCGGCGCTTCACCGGGCTCGGCCTGAATTCCGGCGCGGAGTCGAAAGACGGCAAGCCGATGGGCGATGGACATCCGGTGCTCAAGGACGTTGCTGTGCGCACCGCGATCCGGCAGGCCATCGACACCGAAACCATGATGGCCAAGGTGCTCGACGGCCACGGCACGCTGGCGACCTCGTTCATCCCGGCGGTATTCCCGAAGTGGCATCTGGATGACACCTCGGTGTTGAAGGGCTACGATCCCGAGGCCGCGAACAAGATGCTCGACGAGGCGGGTTACAAGCGGGGCGACGACGGCATCCGGCTCGACAAGCAGGGCAAGCCGATCAAGTTGCGCCTACTCGGCACCAGCGACGAACCCGACGAGCAGCAGATGGCCGACTTCATCGGGCCGTGGCTGAAGGAAGTCGGCATCGATACGGCGGTTGAGATGACCGACGGCGACACTGTGTCGGTCGACTCGACAATGGGAAATTACGACATGTACTTCACAGCCTGGGGCGTCGGAGCGGACCCGGACTTCCAGTTGGGCATCAACACCTGCGATTCCCGCCCGGATGAAAAGGGTGAGGGCGCCACCTCGATGGACAACTGGTGCGATCCGGAGTTCGACAAGCTGTACAACCAGCAGCATGCCGAGCTCGATCCGGAGAAACGCAGCCAGCTGGTGAAGGAAGCGCAGAAGGTGCACTACGCCGCCACGCCATCGATTGACTTCTGGTACAAGGACTCGCTTGAGGCCTACCGCTCGGATCGATTCACCAACCTGACCAAGCAGCCCATCGAGGGCGGCGTGATCACCGAACAGTCCGGTTACTGGTCGTTCTATGGCGCAACCCCGGTGGACGAGACCAAGACAGCTGCCGATGCCGATTCAGGGATGAGCGTCGGGCTGTGGATCGGCGTCGGTATCGCTGTAGCAGCCGGTATCGTCGGCGCAGTGATATTTGCCCGGAGCCGGAAAACCGCGGACGAGCGCGAGTAG
- the def gene encoding peptide deformylase → MTIHPIVVLGEPVLHRRASEVAEFDDDLRRLIDDMYDTLAASNGVGLAAPQIGVALRIFVYDAPDDDGEQHRGVFVNPTLVNSKVPGTAPDRDDDTEGCLSVPGEDFPLKRADWVKVSALDGDGHPVELEARGWLARVMQHEFDHLNGTLYVDRLSERWSKKARKLIRSNGWGVPGLSWMPGVDPDPFGH, encoded by the coding sequence GTGACTATTCATCCCATCGTCGTTCTTGGCGAACCCGTTCTGCACCGTCGAGCATCGGAGGTTGCTGAGTTCGACGACGATCTGCGCCGGCTGATCGACGACATGTACGACACGCTTGCCGCGTCCAACGGCGTCGGCCTTGCCGCACCCCAGATCGGTGTGGCCTTAAGAATCTTCGTCTATGACGCGCCCGACGACGACGGGGAACAACACCGGGGCGTGTTCGTGAATCCGACGCTGGTGAACAGCAAGGTGCCGGGCACCGCGCCGGACCGTGACGACGACACGGAAGGATGCCTGTCCGTGCCGGGTGAGGACTTTCCGCTCAAACGTGCCGACTGGGTAAAGGTCTCAGCCCTCGACGGCGACGGACATCCGGTCGAGCTCGAAGCGCGCGGCTGGCTGGCACGGGTGATGCAGCACGAATTCGACCATCTGAACGGCACGCTGTACGTCGACCGGCTCAGCGAACGCTGGTCGAAGAAGGCTCGCAAGCTGATCAGGTCAAACGGCTGGGGCGTGCCGGGGCTCTCCTGGATGCCGGGCGTCGATCCCGACCCGTTCGGCCACTAG
- the epsC gene encoding serine O-acetyltransferase EpsC has product MSNESLGWRARLSEDLATAVRRDPAARSKVVMLLSYPGLHAIWAHRGIHALWNMPGMRVPARLLSQAVRTATGVEIHPGAKIGRRFFIDHAIGVVIGETAEIGDDVFLYHGVTLGGRSMQQVKRHPTLGNNVTVGAGAAVLGPVHIGDNAQIGANAVVVHDVPADSIAVGVPAKLRQPRSTTPPLAVPSQAADAAVEWELADPALWI; this is encoded by the coding sequence GTGTCTAACGAATCACTCGGCTGGCGCGCGCGCCTGTCCGAAGACCTCGCCACTGCTGTGCGCCGCGATCCGGCGGCGCGCAGCAAGGTCGTGATGCTGCTGTCCTACCCGGGCCTGCACGCGATCTGGGCACATCGCGGCATCCACGCACTGTGGAATATGCCGGGCATGCGGGTACCCGCGCGTCTGCTGTCGCAGGCGGTCAGGACCGCAACCGGCGTCGAGATTCACCCCGGCGCGAAGATCGGCCGGCGGTTCTTCATCGACCACGCGATCGGTGTGGTGATCGGTGAGACCGCGGAAATCGGCGACGACGTCTTCCTGTACCACGGCGTGACCCTTGGCGGTCGTTCCATGCAGCAGGTGAAGCGGCATCCGACCCTGGGCAACAACGTGACGGTCGGCGCCGGGGCTGCGGTGCTCGGCCCGGTTCACATCGGCGACAACGCGCAGATCGGGGCAAACGCCGTGGTTGTGCACGACGTCCCGGCGGACAGTATCGCGGTCGGTGTCCCGGCGAAGCTCCGGCAGCCCCGCTCCACCACCCCGCCGCTCGCGGTGCCGTCGCAGGCCGCCGATGCCGCGGTCGAATGGGAACTTGCCGATCCGGCGCTCTGGATCTAA
- a CDS encoding gamma-glutamyltransferase family protein, protein MTSFTTRPTLRGTFGMAASTHWLASATASSVLERGGNAYDAAVAAGFVLHVVEPHLNGPGGDLTAIIKAAHQQSPRVLMGQGPAPAGASIEHFHAEGLHLIPGAGALAAAVPGAVDAWLLLSRDYGSWELDELWQYAIDYARNGHPVLGQVATTIRTVSDLFAEHWPGSSEQWMPGGRLPVEGELIRNPAWADTMERLLAEGRSRAGADGDREARIEGVRSAWAEGFVAREIEDFVREPHRHSSGTDHAGVLNRDDLRGFRADWEEPATIDFRGHTIVKVSGWSQGPALLQALKILDGFDDDDIDPSTASGAHIVLETLKLCLADREAYYGEDMPVSLLRTLLSDAYAAGRRAQIGAQASAEFRPGAIDGHPAYRPQLRTGAQLRIGALAQAVSGAAGEPTVRPNGEVRGDTCHLDIVDSQGNMISATPSGGWLQSSPYIPSLGFCLGTRLQMNWLDPESPSALVPGRRPRSTLTPTLVIREGEAVLALGSPGGDQQDQWQLLFLLRMLVGGYGQQEAIDAPAFHTTSMPGSFWPRTWEPGGAVVEDRLGDDVIASLEARGHRVTRAGDWALGRLSSVGRDPETGVLTAAANPRGMQGYAVGR, encoded by the coding sequence ATGACCTCATTCACCACCAGGCCAACTCTGCGCGGCACATTCGGGATGGCGGCCTCCACACACTGGCTCGCGTCGGCGACGGCGTCATCCGTGCTGGAACGGGGCGGCAACGCGTATGACGCCGCCGTCGCCGCAGGCTTCGTGCTGCACGTCGTCGAACCGCACCTGAACGGCCCCGGCGGCGATCTGACCGCAATCATCAAGGCCGCCCACCAGCAGAGTCCACGGGTGCTGATGGGGCAGGGCCCGGCGCCGGCCGGCGCGTCAATCGAGCATTTCCACGCCGAGGGCCTGCATCTGATTCCCGGCGCGGGAGCGCTCGCCGCAGCGGTGCCCGGAGCGGTGGACGCCTGGTTGCTGCTCAGTCGTGACTATGGCAGCTGGGAGCTCGACGAGCTCTGGCAGTACGCGATCGACTATGCGCGCAACGGACACCCGGTGCTGGGCCAGGTGGCGACGACGATTCGCACCGTCAGTGACCTGTTCGCCGAGCACTGGCCGGGCTCATCGGAGCAGTGGATGCCAGGCGGACGATTGCCGGTCGAGGGCGAACTGATCCGCAACCCTGCCTGGGCGGACACAATGGAACGACTGCTGGCCGAGGGACGATCCCGAGCCGGAGCGGACGGCGATCGGGAAGCCCGGATCGAGGGGGTGCGGTCGGCCTGGGCGGAAGGGTTCGTTGCCCGGGAGATCGAGGACTTCGTCCGGGAGCCGCACCGGCATTCCAGCGGCACGGATCATGCCGGAGTGCTCAACCGGGACGATCTGCGCGGCTTCCGGGCCGACTGGGAAGAGCCAGCGACTATAGACTTCCGCGGTCACACCATCGTCAAGGTATCCGGCTGGAGCCAGGGCCCGGCGCTGCTGCAAGCGCTGAAGATCCTGGACGGCTTCGATGACGACGACATAGACCCGTCGACTGCCTCCGGCGCGCACATAGTTCTGGAGACGCTCAAACTGTGCCTGGCAGACCGGGAGGCGTACTACGGCGAGGACATGCCGGTCAGCCTGCTTAGGACCCTGCTCTCCGATGCGTACGCGGCCGGGCGCCGGGCGCAGATCGGCGCGCAAGCCTCGGCCGAATTCCGGCCAGGCGCGATCGACGGCCATCCGGCGTACCGGCCGCAGTTGCGGACCGGAGCGCAGTTGCGGATCGGAGCGTTGGCTCAGGCCGTCTCGGGCGCTGCGGGCGAACCCACCGTCCGGCCGAACGGTGAGGTGCGCGGTGACACCTGCCACCTGGACATCGTCGACTCGCAGGGCAACATGATCTCGGCGACGCCGTCCGGCGGCTGGCTGCAATCGTCGCCGTACATTCCGAGTCTCGGCTTCTGCCTGGGTACCCGGCTGCAGATGAACTGGCTCGATCCCGAGTCGCCCTCCGCGCTCGTGCCCGGCAGGCGTCCGCGCAGCACGTTGACCCCGACCCTGGTCATCCGCGAAGGCGAGGCTGTGCTCGCTCTCGGTTCGCCCGGCGGCGACCAGCAGGATCAATGGCAATTGCTGTTTCTGCTCAGGATGCTGGTCGGTGGCTACGGCCAGCAGGAGGCTATCGACGCCCCGGCGTTCCACACCACCTCGATGCCCGGCTCGTTCTGGCCGCGGACCTGGGAGCCCGGTGGCGCCGTGGTCGAAGACCGGCTCGGCGACGATGTGATCGCAAGCCTCGAGGCCCGGGGCCACCGGGTGACCAGGGCGGGGGACTGGGCGCTTGGCCGGCTGTCGAGCGTCGGCAGGGACCCGGAGACCGGCGTACTCACCGCTGCCGCGAATCCGCGCGGGATGCAGGGCTACGCCGTCGGCAGGTGA
- the cysK gene encoding cysteine synthase A has protein sequence MPIYNDVTELVGRTPLVRLNKASEDTGAEIIGKLEFYNPTNSVKDRIGVSMVDAAEKSGQLTPGGTIVEATSGNTGIALAMVGAARGYKVILTMPESMSKERRALLRAFGAQLELTPAAEGMKGAVAKAEELGAEGAVLVRQFANEANVQIHRDATAQEILADTDGKLDIFIAGIGTGGTITGVGRVLKERNPDVKVIGVEPADSAILNGGQPGGHKIQGIGANFVPEILDTDVYDEIVDVSNDDAFESARQVARDEGLLVGISSGAAVWAARQVASRPENAGKRIVVIIPSFGERYLSTPLFAEYMD, from the coding sequence ATGCCGATTTACAACGATGTCACCGAACTCGTCGGACGTACCCCGCTGGTTCGCCTCAACAAGGCCAGCGAAGACACCGGAGCCGAAATCATCGGCAAGCTTGAGTTCTACAATCCGACCAACAGCGTCAAGGACCGGATCGGCGTCTCCATGGTCGATGCGGCGGAGAAGTCCGGTCAGCTGACCCCCGGCGGCACGATCGTCGAAGCCACCAGCGGCAACACCGGAATCGCGCTGGCCATGGTCGGCGCGGCACGCGGCTACAAGGTCATCCTCACGATGCCGGAGTCGATGAGTAAGGAACGCCGCGCACTGCTTCGAGCGTTCGGCGCACAGCTCGAGCTGACGCCGGCGGCCGAAGGCATGAAGGGCGCAGTCGCTAAAGCCGAAGAGCTCGGCGCAGAAGGGGCGGTACTGGTTCGGCAGTTCGCCAACGAGGCCAATGTGCAAATCCACCGGGACGCCACCGCGCAGGAGATCCTGGCCGATACAGACGGCAAGCTGGACATCTTCATCGCCGGGATCGGCACCGGTGGCACCATAACCGGCGTCGGCCGGGTGCTGAAGGAACGCAATCCAGACGTCAAGGTGATCGGCGTGGAGCCCGCGGACTCGGCAATCCTTAACGGCGGTCAGCCCGGCGGCCACAAGATCCAGGGCATCGGGGCGAACTTCGTGCCGGAAATCCTGGACACCGACGTCTACGACGAAATCGTCGATGTCAGCAACGACGACGCCTTCGAGTCGGCACGCCAGGTGGCCAGGGATGAAGGCCTTCTGGTCGGTATCTCCTCCGGCGCCGCGGTGTGGGCTGCACGCCAGGTTGCCTCCCGGCCGGAAAACGCCGGCAAGCGGATCGTCGTGATCATTCCCTCATTCGGCGAGCGCTACCTCTCGACGCCGCTGTTCGCCGAATACATGGACTAA
- a CDS encoding dipeptidase, with product MQVPGLLDATPLIDGHNDLPAALREKAGYSVARLDVERPELHTDIVKLRQGKVGGQFWSVWVPSDISEDAAVVATLEQVDAVHRIVAAYPDTFGLACTADDVERVFGSGRIASLIGIEGGHSIAESLGALRMFGRLGVRYMTLTHNDDTSWAASATGVRQSTGLNEAGRAIVTEMNRIGMIVDLSHTAESTQLDALATTSAPVIFSHSSARAVADHPRNVSDAVLAELAGNGGVVQITFVPGFISQPCVDWRREMLAKRVELGLDPHTPQGHPGSSALRSDFAVAPKPGESLESVRRRNDELLAADEDEGKPAEARAALNSWIEENPRPEADLSDVVSHLEHAREAAGIDHIGIGGDYDGTSTLPIGLENVSRYPALFSELASRGWSGADLQKLAGRNVLRVMRAVEHAAHEPLWPEC from the coding sequence ATGCAGGTACCGGGGCTTCTTGACGCCACCCCGCTGATCGATGGCCACAACGATCTTCCGGCCGCGCTGCGAGAGAAAGCCGGCTACTCCGTGGCTCGCCTCGATGTGGAGCGTCCTGAATTGCACACCGACATCGTGAAACTTCGGCAGGGCAAGGTCGGCGGCCAGTTCTGGTCGGTCTGGGTGCCATCGGATATTTCAGAGGACGCGGCAGTCGTCGCCACGCTTGAGCAGGTCGACGCTGTACACCGGATTGTTGCCGCCTATCCGGACACATTCGGCCTGGCCTGCACCGCCGACGATGTCGAACGGGTTTTCGGCAGCGGACGGATCGCCTCGCTGATCGGCATCGAGGGCGGCCATTCAATCGCGGAATCGCTAGGCGCGCTGCGAATGTTCGGCCGGCTCGGCGTGCGGTACATGACCCTGACCCACAACGACGACACATCGTGGGCCGCCTCGGCTACAGGTGTCCGGCAGAGCACGGGGCTGAACGAGGCCGGGCGGGCAATAGTCACGGAAATGAACCGGATCGGCATGATCGTCGATCTGTCCCACACCGCCGAGTCAACCCAGCTCGATGCGCTCGCGACGACATCCGCGCCGGTGATCTTTTCGCATTCCTCGGCCAGGGCGGTCGCCGACCATCCGCGGAATGTTTCAGACGCGGTACTGGCCGAACTCGCCGGTAACGGCGGGGTCGTGCAGATAACGTTCGTGCCGGGATTCATCTCGCAGCCGTGCGTCGACTGGCGCCGGGAGATGCTCGCCAAACGGGTCGAGCTCGGTCTCGACCCGCACACGCCGCAGGGCCATCCTGGATCCTCAGCGTTGCGGTCCGACTTCGCTGTCGCGCCGAAGCCGGGTGAATCGCTGGAGTCGGTGCGCCGGCGCAACGATGAGCTGCTCGCGGCCGACGAGGACGAGGGTAAACCTGCCGAGGCACGGGCAGCGCTGAACAGCTGGATCGAGGAGAACCCCCGGCCGGAGGCCGATCTGTCCGATGTGGTCAGCCACCTGGAGCATGCGCGGGAGGCTGCCGGAATCGATCACATCGGCATTGGCGGTGATTACGATGGCACCTCGACGCTGCCGATCGGACTGGAGAACGTCAGCCGATACCCCGCGCTGTTCTCCGAACTCGCGTCGCGGGGCTGGTCCGGAGCCGACCTGCAGAAGCTGGCCGGGCGCAATGTGCTGCGGGTCATGCGCGCCGTCGAGCACGCTGCGCACGAGCCACTCTGGCCGGAGTGCTAG
- a CDS encoding 2-hydroxyacid dehydrogenase, which produces MTTMDITTIAFPAADLLDAVRARVDENSTGKLNFVIWNGTENPQGTSVDDIDAVILPYLGTAETLARLPELPNLKFVQGQSTGYDGVLEAAGPGVAVSSASGVHAAATAELAVGLALASLRGIDDAARDMREEKWSPTRRLSLADRRVLLIGVGGIGEEIAKRLDPFEVDLTRVGTRERDDERGHVFDAGDLPRLLPTAEVVILITPLTDETHHLVDKDFLARLPDGALIVNVARGPVVDTDALVAELASGRLHAALDVVDPEPLPEGHPLWRTPNTLVTPHVGGNTSAFVPRIENLLAEQLRRICAGEDLMNRVDA; this is translated from the coding sequence ATGACGACGATGGACATCACAACAATCGCCTTTCCCGCCGCCGACCTGCTCGACGCGGTCCGGGCCCGGGTAGACGAGAACAGTACCGGCAAGCTGAACTTCGTCATCTGGAACGGTACCGAAAACCCGCAGGGCACGTCGGTCGACGATATCGATGCCGTGATCCTGCCGTACCTGGGCACGGCAGAGACCCTGGCCAGGCTCCCGGAGCTGCCGAACCTCAAGTTCGTCCAGGGTCAGAGCACTGGCTACGACGGAGTGCTTGAGGCTGCAGGTCCCGGTGTTGCGGTGTCCAGCGCCTCCGGCGTGCATGCCGCGGCGACCGCGGAACTCGCAGTCGGCCTCGCGCTCGCCTCGCTGCGTGGCATCGATGACGCCGCTCGCGACATGAGGGAGGAAAAATGGTCGCCGACCCGGAGGCTTTCGCTTGCGGATCGCCGGGTACTGCTGATCGGCGTCGGTGGTATCGGCGAGGAGATCGCCAAGCGGCTCGATCCCTTCGAGGTCGACCTGACCAGGGTCGGCACCCGCGAGCGAGACGACGAGCGGGGCCATGTCTTCGATGCCGGCGATCTGCCACGGCTGCTGCCGACAGCCGAGGTCGTCATCCTGATCACGCCGCTGACCGACGAAACCCACCATCTTGTCGATAAGGACTTCCTCGCCCGACTGCCGGACGGCGCCCTGATCGTCAACGTCGCCCGGGGCCCGGTCGTCGATACCGACGCACTGGTTGCCGAGCTCGCTTCCGGCCGGTTGCACGCCGCCCTCGACGTCGTGGACCCCGAGCCGCTGCCGGAAGGACACCCGCTGTGGCGGACGCCGAACACCTTGGTCACGCCGCATGTCGGCGGGAACACCAGCGCGTTCGTTCCGCGAATCGAGAACCTGCTGGCAGAACAGCTGCGCAGGATCTGCGCGGGCGAGGACCTGATGAACCGG